The Nymphaea colorata isolate Beijing-Zhang1983 chromosome 7, ASM883128v2, whole genome shotgun sequence DNA window TCTTACTGTAGAGTAAACAGATGCCTTACTAAGTATATCAAGATCTGATAAAACCTTTTAGATTGACTAATTCTGTGGCCATCATCTTCCCAATTAGTTTGCTCTCAACTTTGTAAGGTGAAACAATCTCCAGATAGTTGGCTTCTCCAGATAGCTGGCTTTCTCAAACCCAACTAAATCTGAACCATTTGTCTTCTGGGCAGACTGAAGAGTACTGAAACTGATCGGTGGTCTATGATATAACATGAGTTAGCCATGGGCTTTTGTTGAAATTGTGCAATATCTGGCCTGTCCAAGTGATAGATCAGACATTTGATTGCAGAGGCAGGGCTGGCAAGTGTTTGGATCAGGAACATATGTGAAGACTCTGTTAGTTCTATTCAGCAAGCACCACCACTTTGCTTAAAATTTCCAAGTGCAGTTTTAGTGAGCAAGAGATCAAGTATTGgtctcaaggggcatagcatgACCGGGTGAAGATAGTTCACATCGAAGcggttcaaagttcaaatctgaTGGCCAAGCTGTCATATGGTCCGATGCACTATCCCTCTTGGCTGCAAACGGTGACAAGCATGATACTGAGTTGAGTTAAAAGATGTATACGCCATGTCCACTTAAACCTCAAAACAAGCCAAAACCTTGAACGCTTATGGGTATGACCTTGGGGTTTTGCGCTAAAGGCATTTCTCCAAAGTAAACATTAAGAGGTCGAGTATTGAAGACATATCATGGTTAGGAATATTGGAGTAAAGgtaatgcaaaaaaaaacttcGAAGCCATGAGTATTGACACCTCGCCAAGAACCAAAAGGCGTTAACAGGAGTCTTGGCACATTCACCAGATATGTCATGAACATTCGTTCTAGGATATGGGTACATTGCATATAATATGATATTTTTACGCTTGATCTTGCCAGAGAAATGCAAGGTGGACCTGCATTTGCCAAAGCACTTGAAGGATGGGCCAATATATTTGAACTTTTTAGTTGGTAATTTCGATATAGTTTCAATCCTATCACAATTTTTACAAATGATATTTCAGACTTCAAGTCAGTGCAACAGACTCCAGACGTACGTATAGTAGCACTCTCTTGTTATCATGCTTAGGTACTGTGGTTGATGGGCAAAACATATTCATCAGTTCCATCATAGAACGTAGTTGGAGTACAATGCCTCATCAAATACGGTTGCCCCTTAAGAGCATTTCATTGGTTGGATAACTTCTTAGTTTCCTATGAAGAGATCATAACCACTGTACAAATCCAAGAAAAACGTTTTTTGTTCAATATATTTAGCTGGTAACATAACATTTTATTCCTCAAACCGAAGAAAAAAGGTCCAAGGCACATgaaatattttgttcaatatATTTTCTCACTGGGTTTTTGGGATGTGAGTGCACCCTTGGACTTTTTTTTGTGACAGTACTTTCCTACACCTAATGTGTAGAAAAGATCTTACACTCAGTCAAATCATTCGGGACTGGACTTTTAGCCCTTCCTTTTTGTCCAATGACAGGATATGGTAGGAGGTAAGCTCAAGACTGTTATTGCCAGAAAAATGGGATAATatacacaataaaaaaaattaggggATTGTTGATCAAAGCAGTAACAAACCATAAATTTAACAAATAATTAACTGCAGCAACATTGCTGTTCCAAAACCAAGTCTaactcttctttttcctctcattctcacctaccttttctttctttccttccttctttttggtttttcctttcacAGTATTCTCTAATTGCAAATCCTAAGAGAAAAAAGGGCATCAAAATCTACCACTTCTGTTTCATCAGATCATTGATGGCTTACATATAGGCATGATTTGTTTAATGCTCGAGCTTGCAGCCAAAGAAGTGCAAGGTGGACTTCCGTCTGCCAAATTAAGCACTTGCAGGATGACTAAATATATTTTACAATTGATCTGTATATGACCTTAAATTTCATCATCTAATTTTTACAACTTATTCCAACTTTAAACAAGCCAATGTAAACCACACTCCAAATGCAGTAGCAGTCTCTTCTTGTCATGCATGCTTGGGGTGCGGGAAGGGGCAAAACATTCTTCAGCTCAAAACCAACAACATGCACAATTCTTTTCATTCAATATATTTTCAGTCGGTAATGCAACATTTTATTCTTAAAACTAaagagcaagaaaagaaaaagaaggggagCTTCAACTTCTCTCACTGGGACGTTTAGGGGTGTGAGTGCTACACTCCCCAGTAATCCCGTGTTTGCAAACATAAATTCAAACTTTCGGCTAAaggtgagatttttttttttttaaaccatggtGTATGGGATAGCTTGGATTACTTTTCCAACCCATCAACCACCCCCTTAGATTTGGAATAACTTCTCAGTTATTGGACTAGCTTCCACAAACCACCTGCTAGAGGGTAGGCCTCCTTTCTATTATTATGAGAGAAATCAACCATCCACATGCTACCACCTTGTCATTTAAGAGTGGCTTGTGTGGGAAGGTTTCCAAGTTCTTTATTCGACTTCTAATGAATAAACCCACTTCTATTTCATCGTAGCGGACAATTCCATCTCTAACATTTGCGCTTTAGGCCCTTCATCGACGTGTGAATGATTGACTGTCTGAATCTTTCAGCCTTCACTGtttaaaattgttttctctACTTGTACGAAGACATAATTTCAGCCAAAAGTTTATTGTGTTATTTTTTGTTCAACTAACCATTAAAGCAAAGCAAAGTTAGGAACAATAAATCTCTTTATGATGTTTAATAAACTCATTTTGCCAACTCGTGTCCTTTGCCAACTTGGGTTTTCTCTCATTTTCGTTGTTGAGATTGTTAGGAACTATTCACGGACTGGTGAGTCGATCTCTTGCGAGGCAAAGCCCTTACAAGCCCCAAACACAATGTTTCGCAGTGCCAACACTCAACAAAGCCAACAACTACAAAATAGTAGGGTAGGACTTGGTTGTTAATCTTCCTGTTAATGCCATTCacaactctctctcttatcACTTACCTTCACATGTGATGGTTTTGTTTGTTATAATTCAAATTATTGATATGGCTGGTAGTGTGGAGACAATGCTGGTCTAGCTAGTTGGGGAGACAATGCTTTGCCAATTTGATTACTATGAGTGCTATTTTCCTAGGCCTTATGAGATGGTAGTGTGACACTCAGTTGACAGTGCATATTCACGCTAAGTCTCAATGCATCCTTGATCCCTAATAGCAAGGCGAAGAAGGAGCCCTCTGGGTGTCATATGTGCAGATCTAGCAGGGCTCACCCAAAATTAGGATATGCAAATTTCCCCATGAGCAGATACTCGGattgttaattaatttttgCAACTGATGCATATCACATTCACaggccactttttttttttcttttgtgatatTGCCTACTTTTGGATCAGATTGTGCACCATCTTTCCAAATCTGATTCTAAATTTCTGTATAGAATTTGGGCTTAACCAAATGAGGtcctctttttatttatatactgGGTTCTCAGAAGCAAGGTGGGGTTTTATTTTGTGCCATGAAATGTAGGTATTAGACGTTTTGATCTTTTTCAACTTCAGGGTTTTAAGCATAAGATTCTACGTACCAAGATGGGTGGAGCTCTTGATGAAACAGAACCAATGCACTGCCCATTAGGTGGACGGTCCGATCAGTCTTTTGAAAGCAGCTACATTTGAACAGAATTTAACTTCTTTAAGATGGTTGAGAGGTGGGCGCAGACGTGTCATCCTTGGTGGTGCTCAATTGTTATTGGAATGCATACCTCAATGAAGCTTTGTACCAACACATTCATGATGtcttatttctttcttaatataCAGATGTTAACATGTCTCAAATGAGGTGcttatttatttttgtcttgCTCATTTTTTATAACTTCTTTTGCATTTCTATCTTACAAGTGTCAAGATGTTATTAATCATGAAAATGCTTATCAATTGTTCATGATGACAACATGATAGTACCTTGTGACCAACGAACCTGACCTTCATCAAAAGACTACATGTAaacatcttctttctttcctctttttttctttttctcatttttcctgaACCTAGAATTTTCACCATGACAAGGAACATCAAGATGGATAGGCTTCAAAAGAATAGGGCCTAGTAAAGATCCCTCCTGAGACAGCATTTCCAAGACcccttagaggtcgtttgattgcacTGGAACACTGTGGAATAGAACAGATTCGTTCTGTTTCAACGAAATTGACGCAAATGTCAAAGAAACGATCAGGACACGCAGGACAGAGAACAAGAGGTATAAAACGCTGAAGCGTTCCAATGTGTTATGTGGAACAACATGGCACAGCGTGTCGTGAAACGCAGACTCTCCCCCGACCCCGAGCTCTCCTTCCCCTCacccctctttctctccttcgCCCCGTCTCTGCCTACCGAGCTGCTCTTTCTCCTCCGTCTTTGCCCCTTGAGCTGCTCTTTCTCCTCTGTCTTTGCCCTTTGAGCTGCTCTTTCTCCTCCGTCTCCACCCCGAGCTGccccttctcctccatctccgtcCCTGAGCTGCTCCTTTTCCTCTGTCTCTGCCCCCGTCCGTGCCACCAATCTGCCCtagccctttctctctctccttctcctccgtctccaGCCCCGAGCTACCcttgccctttctctttctctcctcctcttcgatctctcccccttctctcttctgAGCCTCCCCCTCGCCCACTGCTCTACCCCTTTCTCCCTGTTGCTCTGTATGCACATTTCATTGAGTCTCCTCCTCGCCCACTGCCCTACCCCTTTCTCCTTGTTGCTCCATATGCACATTTCATTGCTGCAAGGAGCTCTATTGCCATGAATAGCTTTTTCTAGGTGagttcttctctctttctcttgttttctccctccctccctccctctattTGTCTCTGATTTGCATAAGCAAAGAAAAAGCTGGTCGTTCTTGGAAGAAAGGAATAAGCTTTCAAGGGAGATTAGCAACCTTGAATTAGCTTTAGATAAGTCGATGCTGAAAATCAAAGAGCTGGAAAGTGACCTTATTGTTCCCATGGAGAAATGGGTGGAATTTCAGGGCCGTGAAGATATTACTCATCAGCGTTGCCTCGAGCTTGAAGGCCTAATCCATATCTCAAACTCCAAAGCCGAGAATGCAGAAAGAAGGGTGGCTGAACTAGAAATGCTGATGAAAGAATCAAAAGCAAAGGCGAATGAGCTTCAAAAGCATATAGGATCCGTGGAAGAAAAGTTGCCGAGCTCAAGACAAGAATGTGAAACATATGCCTCCAAAGTTTTGGAGCTTTCAAAAGCCCTGGAATCTCTAGCAAAAGTGTCAAGCTTTGAGGTTGCTCAATCTGACACCAACAAAGCAGAGACTGAGTTGAAGGAACATTTGGCTCTGATTACAAGAGAGAAGGAGAactttgtgaaaagaaaatgatgcatttggAATTCGAATTGAACATATCACGTTCAAGGAACTTGGAGCTAGAACAGGAGCTTCAAAcgactacaaaaaaaaattactgatTACGAGAATTCTACAAACACAACTCACCAGAGGTCCCCGGAGCTGGAAGGCCTCATAAAAATGTCAAACAAAAAAGCAGACAAAGCAGAGGCAAAGTATGAAAGATCTACTTCCAAAGTCCACAAATTATCAAAAGAGCTAGAGATTTCTTTGTGTCAAGTTTGGAGTTTGCATTGCACGAAGCAAACACAAGAGAGACCATGTTGAGAGAACATTTGGCTCTGGCCTTGGAAGATAAGCAGAAAGTTCAAGACAAAATTGTGCAATTGGAGTCTGATCTAGATCAGTCACATTCAAGGACCTTGGAGCTAGAACGAGAAGTAAAAGTCGTTAGGAAGAAAATTAGTGAACAAGAGGAGCTTGCAGTCAAGAACGAACAGAGGTGCCTGGTGCTCGAATACCAAATCCAAGTATCtgattcaaaagcaaaaaaggaaggaaaaagggtGGAGGGGCTTGAGCAGATAGCAAAAACTCTAGAGCAAAAGAGAAATGAACTTGAAGAACATTGCAGCTCAATGAAAACAAAGTATGTTGAGGTGGAAGAAGAGTGCTGGCAATATTCCAGCAAGACGTCTGAAGTTTCTGCAGAACTGGATGTTTCTTTAGCAAAAATACTCAACTTGGAAGTTTCTttgaaaaatgcaaaagaaaaggagatggAGTTAATGGAAAATCGAAGGGAGCTTGTGGAGGAAAGAAGTAAGCTTTTAGATACGATGGGTCATCTTACACATACAACGAATGCTTACAAGTATATTTATAAATCAGGGATTAGCTGCTTGACTAACAATTAGGCTGAATAATTGAATAGTTTGACCAACTAGTCGTTGATTTGAAACACTGGTCAGTCGATAACTAACCCAATCAGTCAGCCAGATTAGTAAGCCTCGGGATCCTGACAACTAAGGTAGGACCCCAATGCCATAATGTTGCTTAGCAGCCAACCCGTTTACTGCTGCATGAAGCAACAGCTGTCTTATATGTAAACAATATAATCTCCCTAGTTGAGTGGCCAACAAATAAATAAGACTGAAACAAACCACCATACCAGTTTCTAACCTTCTGAAAGGACAGCAACATAAGTTATCTTATGTGTCCTCTTCTGATTCACTTGCCAGATGAATGCCACTGACTCTTAGTCTCTGGAGCTTTGGCTCCCACTCCGCAACATGCACAAGTTAACGATACAGTTTTAGCAGCATCCATAGATCCCATGGTTTCAATTCAAGATCATCAAGTGGTGGAAGGAAATAACAGCAAGTAGACAGAAAATATATGCATTTGAGAAATTCTGGCCTGGGTAAATGAATCTTGTCAACCGATCAACAATGCCTAAGCAGCCTTTCTCCTCATTATTGCTACACCACTTATTTCCTCAAGCAAAAATTACTCAGCCCTTTTCATCGCACTGACATGCTGCAGCATTCTTTTCCTCATCTGCAGGAGATTCAGGACGTCTCAGGAATCAACCTCAAAGAAACATGCTTAGCACATAAGAACCATACGAGAACAACAAAGTTAAGGGCTTAGAGGATTTCCGATTTTCCAGCTTTGCTCTAGCCATCTTCAAGAACTAGTTCCAAAATCACTACACCATTACCTTCTAGATGGTCTTGTCCTTCCAATAACAGGCCCACCAAGGCCTTGTTATGTTCAACCAACCATCTCCTATGCAACGGCCACATCTACTTCGAAAAAAATGTAAGTCTAAAATAACACTGATTGCGAAGTCAAATGCTCTTGTCATTATACATTTCCATTATATTCAGTTTGATTTACTGATGCCATTGTACTAGTAATAATTTCATGCTAATTGTTTTTCTCCACTAGAcaaaaatgtcataaaaaaaacgTCTTATTGGAAAAAGACGCGTATAATACGACAAAACACAATcagccgtataatacccgttttATTCctgtctttttaaaaaaaaacatcagaaaataaaaaaacatgtataaaacGTGTATTATACCCATTTCTTgcgtttttttcatattttttatgaatttttattttttataatttttaggattcaTTAAacgttttaaattttttaaaaatttgcgagattttcccattttattctcgagatatacaactttgccatattatacccgtctttttcctcgccgtataaCACcaatacacgttttttgtgacaatcaTAAAACAATGATGGTGAGGAGATGCTTTTTACTACATTGTTGATTGTACACTTAAAAGCGAGAACATAATCATCCCATATGCTCACCTCCTCCTCATGGGGACCAGAACCACAAAAGAGCTATCTCCTGGTTCAATATTTTGACACAAAAATGGATCATTTACATATCAATGAATTCTGCCTTATGGTCAACACAGAAAAATCCACAATAGTCTATTTAAAGACCATAAAATCTTGATGATTATCTGCCACACTGCATGGACAACTTCCATTTCTGAAATGGGGTACACAAACCTTCTTTTGGGTTGCATCCAAGTGAACGGGTTTGAGAGTTCCAACATTGTGTTCACACCTGCTTACTGAACTAACGCTAAAAATGCAGGAAGATGCTGACAACGTATACCTCACAAGGTTACACTAAAATTTTCAGGTCAATTCTTTTCTACCATACGTCTTTAAGGCATTCACAAAAATAGAATTAATCAGGAACTGTTTCAACTTAATCGTATAGGGCTTCTTTTCTGCGTAATAAAGCATTTATTGATTATCCTTTGTTATGACATTAAGTATTTCTAGTTATTGTTGTGCATTAAAAACGAcatcatttctttcttctcacGGCTTAGAAACTGCTTCTAAGGTACACACTTCACACACTGAGGATTACACCTCCAATAGACTGCTTGTGAGTCCCTTGGTTGCACTCAGAATAAGCAGCTTAGATTACAAAAAGAACCTTGGGCCAAGTGCCCACAGAGTTGGGAAAGTCCACAAAAACTTCTAGTGATCAAGAATCAATGTAACTAAACTCACCATAGGATATCCACTAGACCTTTACATGCATATGGAAAATGTACACCAGCTGCCATAAAGCCACCAAAGGTCATCATGTGTGGTCGGCCTTCTAAAAAGGGACAGTCATTGTTGTCATTTGAAAGAGATACCTGAGTTCTCCCTCACACATCATAGTTGTATAGTGTCCGCCTTTTACAGACTCCAAAATCTACTTTCTTATCACTTGCATGTTGTATGTACAATGTAAATGGAGGATATTGAATAAATTTGCAACTGTTGTCTAAAAAAATCTCTCGCATGAAGGGAATCCTCATTCCTCAGGCATGCACATTCCACATTCCCAAAGTGCTTGGTTTGCCCTTTGTCAGCAGGATCACCACTTTtactttaatttaaaaaatattttcttcttttctcaataCTCAATACCAAATAGGTTGGACCAAAGTATGTGAGTTGAGCATACACTAAGCTGTTCTTCTTGTACATAAACCATTGCCTGCCTTGGACTCTAAGTTCCACTGCTGCAAAAACTATGAAAcctaaaaaatgtgaaatataaGAGAGTCTAACACAAACCCTTTAacataattgtttttttaatcagtGTATCATTTAGTAAACAAATACTCCAACAGTTTTTTCTTTGTACCATCACTCATCACCCGCCACATAATCTTCTTGCCTGCAATATGAGTCATGGCGATTGGAGTTCTAATCTACCAAGGAAAGTGGTTCTATCAACATTATACTGATTTATCAATTTGGAcaataaataattattttattgcTTGTTCACTATTTCTAACACACTCAAACCTCAAGAAAGAGTCCAAAAGTTCAGACATAATGCAAAGATATTTTCACTCCTCCACGACTAAGCATCTAAAAGCATATAACTGTTTTCCCTTCACGGCTTCGCCTCAAGAACCATCACCTTGGTTATTTTCATATAACTGCCTTCCCCGAATGATCATCAGAATGATATTTAATATGCAATCCGTAATCATGCAAATCAAACCAAGGAGGCAACCAGATTTCTAGGAACACCTATGTCTTCTTCTTTAAgtagtaccttttttttttctttgtacatTAGAGAGTTATgcattctttgtttcttttttatcagTAGTCTTGTTTCCTTTGCACTTTTGGTTTGGTAAGTTAGAGAGACTTACGCATTCTTTGTTTCTTTGCTCGTTTGGGTTTGAAGTATTATTTATAACTTTTAGCTACATTGagaagtaaaataaaagagaaaagaattTGAGTGCCTCCGGCTAAGACAGCTTCCTGGGCAACTATGAGTAAGCCCTAGACAGACTAGATGGCGCCAAAACAGAGTTTGGCTACATAGCCGACAATTAAGCATTACACTAACAATCAACAATGTTTGAGCTAAGGGAACAGCAAAGAAGGGAATTGAATCGTATAGTCGATCCCTAACGGTTCCGCAGTAAGATAGAATACACCAAGCAACGAAATCTAGGTCAGTAAGACAAGAGTGCCCCTGCCCCCTGCGGGCATTCCCCGCCTAGGTTCACAGCCATATCTCTGTGGCTATGTGAACGTTCAGTTCATCTATTCtaattccaaaacaaaacgatTGTCATTtacgaggaaaaaaaaaatcgtcttTCCAAAAGAACTTCATACAGATCCAGCCATTCAGATTAGCAGAGACTCTGAATTCAGTTACTTATATAAGCAGAAAAAACGTACAGTTTTAAGCACCcaaacaccaatttttttacCTAATTTGACCCGTTGGCCTACCAGCAAACCTTAATTGATATACCCAAATTAGCAGAATATCAAGTCCGCGCATCCATTCATTCAGGTGTTGAAGAACCCTAACTCATACATTTTCATAAGAAATATTCATCAAAAGTATCCAGATTCACACGAGAATTGACAACATTCACCCCTTAAATTATTCAGACAACCCGATTCCGATTGTCACCCCAGACGAACTCACAGGGGGAGAAATCAAAAGCAAGGTCAGACGAACAAACGCAACAGAAAGAGATGGACAGACGCCCTACCTGACCTACTTCTGGTAGCCGCCGTCCGGCAGGCTGTCTTGTTCCTGCACCATTCTTGCCGTAAGGAAGACCCTAGGGAACTCGGTGACGTCGAACGTCTTCTTCTCGCGCATCTGCTTCAGGGCGTCCTCCTTCCGGTAGATGGTGACACGCTTGGGCGGGAGGTCGCGGCGGCGATCTCGGTTGAAATACTTGATGTCGTAGACGTTCTCCGGATTGGCGGTGGGGATGACGGGCAGGGCGTTCGGCGTGGCAGGGCAGAAGCGACGGTATTCGTTGGCACGAGGGACAGCATTCCGGTACTCAGGATGGGAGCAGGGGCCCGTGATCTCCCAGGGTTTCCTGAAGAACCTCTTGAAGGTCTGGACGGCCGACTGGATTAGGCTTTTGGACGAGGAACCCGACGAAGCCATTGACGacggatctctctctctctctctctctctttctctcgctggGAAAGGGGGAAGCAGGCGACCTCTGATTATTGTAGGAAAACTTTTTCTTTGCAATCACGCGATCAGATGCACCTTTATCTGCGGATAAACTCCGATTAACGCTTGAAAATCATAAGTTCTCGGACAGAGTCCACCTTATAATCCATATTATCAGAAACGTACCTCTGTCTTTTGATGCAACACATTTATCTACTGTAGAGGTGGAACCTCATTTCAGATTCGAAGGAAAACTCCAACTGCATATAAACACAAAACTTTAGCACGCAGAGTTTTGGAGTCACTATAAAACTTTAGTACCACATTAAAATTTTACCTGAACAAGTAGAACTTTAAATGTTGTAAGAAATTTTTTGTCTATTAACTTGTCAACGCccagaacaaaaaaattctatGAAATCAAACAAGTGGGGTAAATGGAAGGTATAAtaaaaattccacaaaaaagTACTCGTTACTAAATACCAGGTAGTTTTAAGCCTAGGTATTTAGTTTCAGGTATCCAAACACTAGCTAATGTTGACAGCGGGAAAATTTTATCAAACCACTATCTGAAATTCAAGTTTATTCAATTGAACTTGGAAGGATATATTTAGTTATTAAGCAAATGCAGATTTTTAATGCAGTTTTTCCAAGTGATGAACTTGGATCCGAGTTTaaaaattcaacaaaagaaaatgacattgGTTGTATGTGTCAAATGTTATGCTAGTTGATCCTTGGATCGATTCTACTTGAGCCTTAATGGTGCACATCCGCTTTCTTAGAAAAATCATGAGAGAACGTTTGGTTCCTTGTTTGATTCCTTGTCTTGAGAATGCCATGATTAGATTTCTCATCTTGGCATTCCCAAGGATATGATGCTCAACACAAGGTCAACACAAGGCATAGTTGACAAACCCGTGACTCAAACTCGGATTGGCAGGGTCACTAGGTCAGCGAGTTGATTCATTGACTTCGTCGAGTTTTAAATAACTATAACGTAAATCACTATGGCTAATCGGGCAAGTCAAGGCGAGTCAGGATCGAGTCGGGCAGCCAGGCGGAGTTAGGGGGCCTCTCGAGAGTATCGATGACTACATCTGGGTGATGCATTGCTAGTACCTTATCTAGGAATTCTTATTTGGCTGGTTGTAAGTAGCCACAAGGCTATGGAACAACAGATTATTCCTGATTTACATTGATGTATTGACAAtgattctcaaatatcgcagaaCTGAATGTCATAAGATGAGATAAAATGCACTAAAAACAAAGATGTGGAACATGTTATTTCTTATAGTCAAAGTGAGTTGCTTCATTAATCTCCCCAAGTAGGATTCGAAACTATGACTAATCAATTAACAGTTGACTGCTCTACCACTTAGCTACTAAGAAACAATGGAAGATTAGATCTTCTAGAGTTTAACTCACATTCTCAACTCATGACCAATATAAACTTGAAGCTTCCTTCATTACTCCCAGAACTTTTCACATTGGCTCTATTCCATGTCCTTTTCATCCGGAACTTCAaaggggctctatttcattatatttcatCCACATCACAATTCCATTCAGTTAcctttttttggtttgaatgtcattcaattgaagATGATGGTATCATTGGGTAAGAGATGTCACTTGTAGTCTATAtatctttatttcttgtatataGAAAGTTAAAAAGCTATCGTATAATAACCAATAAGTTGCAGCAGAAAAAGGAGAGGtcaatgaatgattttgaaatatagtaTACCCagtattatattattttatggaTGAATGTAATTAACTTGGTTGTTATGGTCAGAAtttattatggatttctaaccacattttTTATAGGACCTTCTTATCCCATACTTCTAATAGTTTTATTTTGACATCTTTTTCACGAATAGTAAAAAATACTACACTCATGCTTAaagtaaataatatttttagtCATTTAACATCACCCATATACTTAAAGTACAAAAAAAGTACatgcaacaaaaatgaaagaaacttcatctctttctatatatatatatgcatcgtCCGACCTGTACCTGCAAATTTAAGTGAACAAGCTATCAGATATATAAttgttgattttctaaaaacaaGAGCATATTCATGATATATACCACAATGGACAGAAAAGAAAGTTAATATAAAGAACAGAAATATGCAATAAAGACAGCTCATGTCTTGCAAACATGAATTATGAGatataaaaaaggaagaaaaagaaagattaaaCGGAACATAAACAATGTAGCGCAACATAAtgttcagaaaaataaaaaacctcaTGTCACTAAAGCacacaaaaataaacaaaatcaaaagacaaagaaaatgcaaaactCATTCACATCCTAAAGCTTGACGAA harbors:
- the LOC116257113 gene encoding uncharacterized protein LOC116257113 gives rise to the protein MLREHLALALEDKQKVQDKIVQLESDLDQSHSRTLELEREVKVVRKKISEQEELAVKNEQRCLVLEYQIQVSDSKAKKEGKRVEGLEQIAKTLEQKRNELEEHCSSMKTKYVEVEEECWQYSSKTSEVSAELDVSLAKILNLEVSLKNAKEKEMELMENRRELVEERSKLLDTMGHLTHTTNAYKYIYKSGISCLTNN
- the LOC116258078 gene encoding uncharacterized protein LOC116258078 codes for the protein MASSGSSSKSLIQSAVQTFKRFFRKPWEITGPCSHPEYRNAVPRANEYRRFCPATPNALPVIPTANPENVYDIKYFNRDRRRDLPPKRVTIYRKEDALKQMREKKTFDVTEFPRVFLTARMVQEQDSLPDGGYQK